A genome region from Cyprinus carpio isolate SPL01 chromosome B23, ASM1834038v1, whole genome shotgun sequence includes the following:
- the tmco4 gene encoding transmembrane and coiled-coil domain-containing protein 4 codes for MLNFHLSRQQSITSLHGENKSALTCCEDKPMESTNNNNGDPKLTPDPGGQKHDQSPAEKVFGRQLSEPGRFAYAGLCGVSLGQLFQGPEQKRFRETYLKGLVQWLDLDESVMPVMQAFLAGLGFEGTDTFLSILHAEPLLRAGALPITQDLVSFSVKDGHYDARARVLIRHVSCLLRVTQQQLEDFEETLGEKLREAVEESEEESSRRQKKERGRKLRRYLLIGLATVGGGTVIGVTGGLAAPLVAAGAGAVLGAGGAAVLGSATGIAIIASLFGAAGAGLTGYKMNKRVGAIEEFEFLPMSSGKHLHLTIAVTGWLCSGKYSSFQAPWSSLGACGEQYCLKWESRYLLDLGSILDSLWDGLVSVVAQEALKYTVLSGIVTALTWPASLLAVASVIDNPWGVCLSRSAEVGKHLAQVLRSQQQGKRPVSLIGFSLGARVIYFCLEELANDQGSEGVVEDVVLLGAPVDGSEKAWQRLSKVVAGKIVNGYCRGDWLLGFLYRSSSVQLSVAGLQPINSQDRKIINVDLSSVVKGHLDYMRQMDTILVAVGVPTREEAGAMGGQLQLVHLSQEKAGTPESAGQNRVKGEASIDISNNDTSDTTEANVDKYKTQTVDRERCERKDSENGWDIPDISDLLDSIGECEGVTGPCQGNAHSLCTLGVKKHVEPSQDQGKIDREDESETDCEHTSWDWDDTNWTTECTNTTHHSHTEAQERLVNGKPAGSEPRAMNS; via the exons ACCCAGGAGGACAGAAGCATGATCAGTCGCCAGCAGAGAAAGTGTTTGGTCGGCAGCTGAGTGAACCGGGGCGCTTTGCGTACGCTGGGTTATGTGGCGTGTCTTTGGGACAGCTGTTTCAAGGACCtgagcaaaa ACGTTTTCGTGAGACATATCTGAAGGGTCTTGTTCAGTGGCTGGATCTCGATGAGTCGGTCATGCCGGTTATGCAAGCGTTCCTGGCGGGGCTCGGGTTCGAAGGCACTGACACCTTCCTGTCCATCTTGCATGCGGAGCCGCTGCTCAGAGCCGGAGCTTTACCCATCACTCAG gatctCGTGTCTTTCTCTGTCAAAGATG GACATTATGATGCCAGGGCTCGAGTTCTGATCCGACATGTCAGCTGTCTCCTGCGTGTGACTCAACAGCAGCTGGAGGATTTTGAAGAGACTCTCGGAGAGAAATTGAGAGAGGCAGTAGAGGAGAGCGA AGAAGAGTCATCAAGAagacagaagaaagagagagggcgTAAATTGCGCCGGTACCTGCTCATCGGACTTGCCACTGTGGGTGGAGGGACGGTAATTG gTGTTACAGGAGGGCTGGCGGCTCCTCTGGTGGCTGCCGGGGCAGGAGCGGTGCTGGGAGCGGGTGGAGCCGCTGTGCTGGGGTCAGCCACGGGCATCGCCATCATAGCCTCCTTGTTTGGAGCCGCAGGGGCCGGGCTAACAG gctATAAAATGAACAAGCGTGTCGGCGCTATAGAGGAGTTTGAGTTTCTTCCGATGAGTTCTGGAAAGCATCTTCATCTCACTATAGCTGTGACAGGCTGGCTGTGCAGCGGCAAATACA GTTCGTTTCAGGCTCCCTGGTCCAGTCTAGGAGCGTGTGGCGAGCAGTACTGTCTGAAATGGGAGTCGCGTTATTTATTGGACCTGGGCTCTATTCTGGATTCATTATGGGATGGGCTTGTTAGTGTCGTGGCTCAGGAGGCCCTCAAATACACAGTGCTCTCAG GCATAGTGACGGCTCTGACATGGCCTGCCTCTCTGCTGGCTGTGGCCAGTGTGATCGACAACCCCTGGGGAGTGTGCCTGAGTCGCTCAGCCGAGGTGGGAAAACACCTCGCCCAGGTGCTCCGGAGCCAACAGCAG GGAAAGCGGCCTGTCAGTCTAATTGGATTTAGCCTCGGAGCTCGTGTCATCTACTTTTGCCTAGAAGAGCTCGCTAATGATCAAG GAAGTGAAGGTGTGGTGGAGGATGTGGTGCTGCTGGGGGCCCCTGTGGACGGATCCGAGAAAGCATGGCAGCGACTGTCCAAGGTTGTGGCTGGGAAGATTGTTAATGGATATTGCAG AGGGGATTGGCTTCTTGGATTCCTGTATAGAAGTTCATCAGTCCAGCTGTCTGTTGCTGGGCTCCAGCCAATCAATTCGCAAGATCGCAAAATAATCAATGTGGATCTGTCATCAGTG GTAAAAGGACACCTGGACTATATGCGTCAAATGGACACCATCCTAGTAGCAGTAGGGGTTCCTACCAGGGAAGAAGCTGGAGCCATGGGTGGCCAACTACAGCTGGTACATTTATCTCAGGAAAAAGCAGGCACTCCAGAATCAGCTGGTCAGAACAGAGTCAAAGGGGAAGCATCCATAGACATTTCAAACAATGATACCTCAGACACCACAGAGGCAAATGTAGATAAATACAAGACACAGACTGTAGACAGGGAACGGTGCGAGAGGAAGGACTCTGAGAATGGCTGGGATATCCCTGATATATCTGATTTACTGGACTCCATCGGTGAATGTGAGGGTGTCACTGGTCCCTGTCAAGGGAACGCACATTCGCTATGCACTCTCGGAGTCAAGAAACATGTTGAACCATCTCAAGATCAAGGCAAAATAGACAGAGAAGATGAAAGTGAGACAGACTGTGAGCACACGTCCTGGGACTGGGACGACACGAACTGGACTACTGAATGCACAAACACAACCCACCACTCGCACACTGAAGCGCAGGAGCGGTTAGTCAATGGCAAACCTGCTGGTTCTGAGCCGAGAGCAATGAACTCCTAA